In one Nocardioides sp. NBC_00368 genomic region, the following are encoded:
- a CDS encoding class I SAM-dependent methyltransferase, with protein sequence MDLDAFAWLLTDDGQRLLARATEMESSGSALSVQTALRKDETAERVAAAMTQIDLRQKAAAKFGDLAPRMYFTPDGLEQATRLAVAHHRAARLRAFDAASVIDLGCGIGGDLIASSRAGLTAAGVDHDPERVAVAQANLDALGLPGAVTVADATGVDHSPFDVAYADPARRGAKGRVFSAEGWTPPWSWVETLFERDACVKVAPGIPHDLVPGEVEAEWVSDRGEVKEAALWSGSLASTHRRATVIGERGLATLTSEDDPGGEVGGVAEFLYEPDGAVIRAGLVTAVAAGVQGHLVDEHIAYVTSSASFETPFARGYQVLEELPYREKQLKAALRERGIGKLTIKKRGVQVVPEQLRKRLALSGSAEATIVLTRVAGEGTCLLVRPF encoded by the coding sequence ATGGATCTCGATGCCTTCGCCTGGTTGCTGACCGACGACGGGCAACGGCTGCTGGCGCGGGCCACCGAGATGGAGTCGTCCGGATCGGCCCTGTCGGTGCAGACCGCGTTGCGCAAGGACGAGACCGCCGAGCGCGTGGCCGCGGCGATGACCCAGATCGATCTGCGCCAGAAGGCGGCCGCCAAGTTCGGCGACCTGGCGCCGAGGATGTACTTCACCCCCGACGGCCTCGAGCAGGCCACTCGGCTCGCCGTCGCGCACCACCGGGCGGCGCGGCTGCGTGCCTTCGACGCGGCGAGCGTCATCGACCTCGGCTGCGGGATCGGCGGCGACCTGATCGCCTCCTCCCGCGCCGGGCTCACCGCGGCCGGGGTCGACCACGATCCGGAGCGGGTCGCCGTCGCCCAGGCGAATCTCGATGCTCTCGGGCTGCCGGGCGCGGTCACCGTCGCCGACGCGACCGGTGTCGACCATTCCCCTTTCGACGTGGCGTACGCCGATCCGGCACGTCGCGGCGCCAAGGGCCGGGTCTTCTCCGCCGAGGGGTGGACCCCGCCGTGGTCGTGGGTCGAGACGCTCTTCGAGCGCGATGCCTGCGTGAAGGTCGCCCCCGGGATCCCGCACGATCTCGTCCCCGGCGAGGTCGAGGCCGAGTGGGTCAGTGACCGCGGCGAGGTCAAGGAGGCGGCGCTGTGGTCGGGCTCGTTGGCCAGCACGCATCGTCGGGCCACCGTGATCGGTGAGCGTGGGTTGGCGACACTCACCTCCGAGGACGATCCGGGCGGTGAGGTCGGCGGGGTCGCCGAGTTCCTCTACGAGCCCGACGGTGCGGTGATCCGTGCCGGGCTGGTCACCGCCGTCGCCGCCGGGGTGCAGGGCCATCTGGTCGACGAGCACATCGCGTACGTCACCTCCTCCGCCTCCTTCGAGACACCCTTTGCCCGCGGGTATCAGGTGCTCGAGGAGCTTCCCTACCGGGAGAAGCAGCTCAAGGCGGCGCTCCGCGAGCGTGGGATCGGGAAGCTGACCATCAAGAAGCGTGGCGTGCAGGTCGTGCCCGAACAGCTCCGCAAGCGGCTCGCGCTGTCGGGCTCGGCCGAGGCGACGATCGTGCTCACCAGGGTTGCCGGCGAGGGGACGTGCCTGCTGGTGCGGCCCTTCTGA
- the groL gene encoding chaperonin GroEL (60 kDa chaperone family; promotes refolding of misfolded polypeptides especially under stressful conditions; forms two stacked rings of heptamers to form a barrel-shaped 14mer; ends can be capped by GroES; misfolded proteins enter the barrel where they are refolded when GroES binds), which translates to MPKILEFDENARRALERGVDALANAVKVTLGPKGRYVVLDKKWGAPTITNDGVTVAREVELDDPFENLGAQLTKEVATKTNDIAGDGTTTATVLAQAMVHEGLRAVAAGANPMSLKRGMDAAAAAVGDALRAAAREVVDESDMASVATISSRDAKIGEILAEAFAKVGKDGVITVEESNTTGTELEFTEGMQFDKGYISQYFVTDQERMEAVIDDPLILLVQGKISSIQELLPLLEKVIAAGKPLFIIAEDVEGEALSTLVVNKIKGTFNATAVKAPAFGDRRKAMLQDIAILTGAQVVAEEVGLKLDQVGLEVLGTARRVTVSKDNTTIVEGGGDAAAVEGRVAELKSEIERTDSDWDREKLQERLAKLAGGVCVIKVGAHTEVELKEKKHRIEDAVSATRAAIEEGIVPGGGSALIHAVSVLEKDLGLEGDEAVGVRVVRKAADEPLRWIAENGGENGYVITTKVRDLGVGQGYNAATGEYGDLVAQGVIDPVKVTRSALINATSIAGMLLTTETLVVDKPEEEEAPAAGHGHGHGH; encoded by the coding sequence ATGCCGAAGATCCTGGAGTTCGACGAGAACGCCCGCCGCGCCCTCGAGCGTGGCGTCGACGCCCTCGCCAACGCCGTCAAGGTGACGCTGGGCCCCAAGGGCCGCTACGTCGTCCTCGACAAGAAGTGGGGCGCCCCGACCATCACCAACGACGGCGTCACCGTCGCCCGTGAGGTCGAGCTGGACGACCCGTTCGAGAACCTTGGTGCTCAGCTCACCAAGGAGGTCGCGACCAAGACCAACGACATCGCTGGTGACGGCACGACCACCGCGACCGTCCTCGCCCAGGCGATGGTCCACGAGGGTCTGCGGGCGGTTGCCGCCGGCGCCAACCCGATGAGCCTCAAGCGCGGTATGGACGCCGCTGCCGCCGCCGTCGGCGACGCGCTGCGTGCCGCCGCTCGTGAGGTCGTCGACGAGTCCGACATGGCCTCGGTCGCCACCATCTCCTCCCGCGACGCGAAGATCGGCGAGATCCTCGCCGAGGCCTTCGCCAAGGTGGGCAAGGACGGCGTCATCACCGTCGAGGAGTCCAACACCACGGGCACCGAGCTCGAGTTCACCGAGGGCATGCAGTTCGACAAGGGCTACATCTCTCAGTACTTCGTGACCGACCAGGAGCGGATGGAGGCCGTCATCGACGACCCGCTGATCCTGCTCGTCCAGGGCAAGATCAGCTCCATCCAGGAGCTCCTGCCGCTGCTGGAGAAGGTCATCGCCGCCGGCAAGCCGCTGTTCATCATCGCCGAGGACGTCGAGGGCGAAGCCCTCTCGACCCTGGTCGTGAACAAGATCAAGGGCACCTTCAACGCGACCGCCGTCAAGGCGCCCGCGTTCGGTGACCGCCGCAAGGCCATGCTGCAGGACATCGCGATCCTGACCGGCGCGCAGGTCGTCGCCGAGGAGGTCGGCCTCAAGCTCGACCAGGTCGGCCTCGAGGTGCTCGGCACCGCCCGCCGCGTGACGGTGTCCAAGGACAACACGACCATCGTCGAGGGTGGCGGCGACGCTGCTGCCGTCGAGGGCCGCGTCGCCGAGCTCAAGTCCGAGATCGAGCGCACCGACTCCGACTGGGACCGCGAGAAGCTCCAGGAGCGCCTCGCCAAGCTCGCCGGTGGCGTCTGCGTGATCAAGGTCGGCGCTCACACCGAGGTGGAGCTCAAGGAGAAGAAGCACCGCATCGAGGACGCTGTCTCCGCGACCCGCGCCGCCATCGAGGAGGGCATCGTCCCCGGCGGTGGCTCCGCGCTGATCCACGCCGTCTCCGTCCTGGAGAAGGACCTCGGCCTCGAGGGCGACGAGGCGGTCGGCGTACGCGTCGTCCGCAAGGCCGCCGACGAGCCGCTGCGCTGGATCGCCGAGAACGGTGGCGAGAACGGCTACGTCATCACCACCAAGGTCCGCGACCTCGGCGTCGGCCAGGGCTACAACGCCGCCACCGGTGAGTACGGCGACCTGGTTGCCCAGGGCGTCATCGACCCGGTCAAGGTGACCCGCTCCGCGCTCATCAACGCCACCTCGATCGCGGGCATGCTGCTCACGACCGAGACCCTGGTCGTCGACAAGCCGGAAGAGGAAGAGGCGCCCGCGGCCGGTCACGGCCACGGTCACGGCCACTGA
- the tsaE gene encoding tRNA (adenosine(37)-N6)-threonylcarbamoyltransferase complex ATPase subunit type 1 TsaE, which yields MTLVFERVGAEAAAEVLGIVRTAFSARPPLDPPADALGETEGSMKERLSGFGGVLARLDGVGVGAVVMDPADSTMWLRRFAVLPDQQGHGVAHKMVTYAAGLARSEGFGDLAVIAREELPETLRFWERQGFREISRDAPAVRLHRPLNEHVVEALDPDAMFELGRRMSGLLAAGDVLVLSGGLGAGKTTFTKGLGAGLGVRGEITSPTFVIARVHPSTVGGPELVHVDAYRLGGIDELDDLDLDTDLDDAVTVVEWGEGLAEGLSESRLEIRIVRAEADEAPLDLVEAPDGADPRRVEIVPVGARWRGVDLSAL from the coding sequence ATGACGCTCGTCTTCGAGCGGGTCGGGGCGGAGGCCGCGGCCGAGGTGCTCGGTATCGTCCGCACGGCCTTCTCCGCCCGCCCGCCTCTGGACCCGCCCGCCGACGCGCTCGGGGAGACCGAGGGGTCGATGAAGGAGCGCCTCTCCGGCTTCGGAGGTGTCTTGGCGCGGTTGGACGGGGTCGGGGTCGGGGCCGTCGTGATGGATCCCGCAGACTCGACGATGTGGCTGCGGCGATTCGCTGTTCTGCCTGATCAGCAGGGTCATGGTGTGGCGCACAAGATGGTGACGTACGCCGCCGGGCTGGCGCGCTCGGAGGGTTTCGGCGACCTCGCGGTGATCGCTCGTGAGGAGCTCCCGGAGACGCTGCGGTTCTGGGAGCGGCAGGGATTTCGGGAGATCTCGCGTGACGCGCCCGCGGTGCGGCTGCATCGTCCGCTGAACGAGCACGTCGTCGAGGCGCTCGACCCCGACGCGATGTTCGAGCTGGGCCGGCGGATGTCCGGTCTGCTCGCCGCTGGCGACGTACTCGTCCTCTCCGGCGGCCTCGGCGCCGGCAAGACCACCTTCACCAAGGGCCTCGGGGCGGGGCTGGGGGTGCGCGGTGAGATCACCTCGCCGACCTTCGTGATCGCCCGGGTGCACCCTTCGACGGTCGGTGGTCCGGAGCTCGTCCACGTCGACGCGTATCGGCTGGGTGGGATCGACGAGCTCGACGATCTCGACCTGGACACCGATCTCGACGACGCGGTGACCGTCGTCGAGTGGGGCGAGGGCCTGGCCGAGGGGCTCTCCGAGTCGCGGCTGGAGATCCGGATCGTCCGCGCCGAGGCCGACGAGGCTCCGCTGGATCTGGTCGAGGCGCCTGACGGTGCCGACCCTCGGCGTGTGGAGATCGTTCCCGTCGGGGCCCGCTGGCGTGGCGTGGACCTGAGCGCGCTCTAG
- the tsaB gene encoding tRNA (adenosine(37)-N6)-threonylcarbamoyltransferase complex dimerization subunit type 1 TsaB, giving the protein MLLAFDTATPQVTVALHDGDDVVAELASDRTMKHGEQLAPLISDVMAAAGIVRQDLTAIAVGAGPGPFTGLRVGLVTARTLGFALEIPVYAACSLDVLAVEAVESGVVSTSSTTEGFFVATDARRKEVYLASYDADGARLEGPVVARPAEVATSVPVVGEGALLYPDAFPTPLGPVRPSAAWLARAVAEERVELMDPEPLYLRRPDAVEQAAQKKVQKKVSQ; this is encoded by the coding sequence GTGCTTCTCGCCTTTGACACCGCAACGCCCCAGGTCACCGTGGCGCTCCACGACGGCGACGATGTCGTCGCCGAGCTCGCCTCCGACCGGACCATGAAGCACGGTGAGCAGCTCGCGCCGCTGATCTCCGACGTCATGGCGGCGGCCGGGATCGTACGTCAGGATCTGACGGCCATCGCCGTGGGCGCCGGACCGGGGCCGTTCACCGGTCTCCGGGTCGGCTTGGTCACCGCTCGGACTCTCGGGTTCGCGCTGGAGATCCCGGTCTATGCGGCCTGCTCCTTGGACGTGCTCGCGGTGGAGGCGGTGGAGTCCGGCGTGGTCTCGACAAGCTCGACCACCGAGGGGTTCTTCGTGGCGACCGATGCGCGGCGCAAGGAGGTCTACCTGGCGTCCTACGACGCCGACGGCGCACGCCTCGAGGGACCTGTCGTCGCCCGCCCCGCCGAGGTCGCCACCTCGGTGCCGGTGGTCGGTGAGGGGGCGCTGCTCTATCCCGATGCGTTCCCGACGCCGCTCGGCCCGGTGCGCCCGTCCGCCGCTTGGCTGGCGCGGGCGGTGGCCGAGGAGCGGGTCGAGCTGATGGACCCCGAGCCGCTCTACCTACGCCGGCCCGATGCGGTGGAGCAGGCTGCCCAGAAGAAGGTCCAGAAGAAAGTCTCGCAGTGA
- a CDS encoding glycoside hydrolase family 25 protein — MPLTPARRRRVLIGSAVFACLALVMTALVYTGVVMPTRLFAAKYDVRGIDVSHHNGTVNWPRVAEQDIDFAWIKATEGSSHVDSRFAANWAQAQRAGIATGAYHFMSFESPGADQAHNMIATVPRVPGTLAPVVDLEPYGSFKGNLPPATEVRAILDPLLSTLEAHYGTAPVIYTTPSAYRAYLVDAYPDNPIWFRSVAWPPRVPDGRSWTIWQYSNRDRLDGVGSEKEAYVDMNVLSDDVSLGSLVVR, encoded by the coding sequence ATGCCCCTCACCCCTGCCCGTCGCCGACGGGTGCTGATCGGCTCCGCCGTCTTCGCCTGTCTCGCCCTGGTCATGACCGCGCTGGTCTACACCGGCGTCGTGATGCCGACCCGTCTGTTCGCGGCGAAGTACGACGTACGCGGCATCGACGTCTCCCACCACAACGGCACCGTCAACTGGCCGCGGGTCGCTGAGCAGGACATCGACTTCGCCTGGATCAAGGCGACCGAGGGCTCCTCCCACGTCGACTCACGCTTCGCCGCCAACTGGGCCCAGGCGCAGCGCGCCGGGATCGCGACCGGCGCCTACCACTTCATGAGCTTCGAGAGCCCGGGCGCCGACCAGGCGCACAACATGATCGCCACGGTGCCTCGGGTCCCCGGCACGCTCGCCCCGGTCGTCGACCTGGAGCCCTACGGTTCCTTCAAGGGAAATCTGCCGCCCGCCACCGAGGTCCGCGCCATCCTCGACCCGCTGTTGTCCACGCTCGAGGCGCACTACGGCACCGCGCCGGTCATCTACACCACCCCGTCGGCCTACCGCGCCTATCTGGTCGACGCCTACCCCGACAACCCGATCTGGTTCCGCTCCGTCGCCTGGCCGCCCCGTGTCCCCGACGGACGTTCCTGGACCATCTGGCAGTACTCGAACCGGGACCGGCTCGACGGCGTGGGGAGTGAGAAGGAGGCGTACGTCGATATGAATGTGCTTTCGGACGACGTCTCGCTCGGATCGCTCGTCGTCCGCTGA
- a CDS encoding alpha/beta fold hydrolase, whose amino-acid sequence MSIATRIGQIAAGTLGAAAVAAAARGAVVVKKRRRAIEERPEDKTPLGTLRSCPVTVVTSDGVPLHVEIDEVDSAHHNGGASEVTLVFVHGYCLNLDCWHFQRAAYRGLVRSVFYDQRSHGRSGRSSLGNATIDQLGDDLLRVLDAVVPEGPVILIGHSMGGMTIAALAEDHPELFAPYDEGGRIIGAALISTTAGGLDPSRLLIPVLPAKLSGGIANSTMRTLARGHGIVDRFRAMGSSVATVFTDVFAFGDEVPEAYVEFVDGLLSQTPFEVVAEFFPSFRALDKFSSVAAMGRVPTTIICGTADRLTAVGHSRKLHSYIPGSRLVECEKAGHMVILERHGQVNAELDQLLASATRDAASA is encoded by the coding sequence ATGAGCATCGCAACACGGATCGGTCAGATCGCGGCAGGGACGCTGGGAGCTGCGGCGGTCGCTGCCGCGGCCCGCGGCGCGGTGGTGGTCAAGAAGCGCCGCCGCGCGATCGAGGAGCGCCCCGAGGACAAGACCCCGCTCGGTACGCTGCGGTCCTGTCCGGTGACCGTGGTGACCTCCGACGGCGTACCTCTTCATGTGGAGATCGACGAGGTCGACTCGGCTCACCACAACGGTGGCGCGAGCGAGGTGACGCTCGTCTTCGTCCACGGCTACTGCCTCAACCTCGACTGCTGGCACTTCCAGCGCGCCGCCTACCGAGGCCTGGTGCGGTCGGTCTTCTACGACCAGCGCAGCCACGGCCGCAGCGGCCGGTCCTCGCTCGGCAACGCCACCATCGACCAGCTCGGTGACGACCTGCTCCGCGTGCTGGACGCGGTCGTGCCGGAGGGCCCGGTGATCCTGATCGGCCACTCGATGGGCGGGATGACGATCGCCGCGCTCGCCGAGGACCACCCCGAGCTGTTCGCCCCCTACGACGAGGGTGGCCGCATCATCGGTGCCGCCCTGATCTCGACGACCGCCGGAGGTCTGGACCCGAGCCGGCTGCTGATCCCGGTGCTCCCGGCCAAGCTGTCCGGCGGGATCGCCAACAGCACGATGCGCACGCTGGCCCGCGGGCACGGGATCGTCGACCGGTTCCGGGCCATGGGGTCCTCGGTGGCGACCGTCTTCACCGACGTGTTCGCCTTCGGGGACGAGGTGCCGGAGGCGTACGTCGAGTTCGTCGACGGGTTGCTCTCGCAGACGCCGTTCGAGGTGGTCGCGGAGTTCTTCCCGAGCTTCCGTGCGCTGGACAAGTTCTCGAGCGTCGCCGCGATGGGGCGGGTGCCGACCACGATCATCTGCGGCACCGCCGACCGGCTCACCGCCGTCGGTCACAGCCGCAAGCTGCACTCCTACATCCCCGGATCGCGGCTGGTCGAGTGCGAGAAGGCCGGGCACATGGTCATCCTCGAGCGGCACGGTCAGGTCAACGCCGAGCTCGACCAGCTGCTCGCCTCGGCCACCCGGGATGCGGCCTCGGCATGA
- the groES gene encoding co-chaperone GroES, giving the protein MSVNIKPLEDRIVVKAVEAEQTTASGLVIPDTAKEKPQEGEVLALGPGRIDDKGNRVPLDVAVGDKVIYSKYGGTEVKYAGEEYLILSARDILAVIA; this is encoded by the coding sequence GTGTCGGTCAACATCAAGCCGCTCGAGGACCGCATCGTCGTGAAGGCCGTCGAGGCCGAGCAGACCACTGCCTCGGGCCTGGTCATCCCGGACACGGCCAAGGAGAAGCCCCAGGAGGGCGAGGTCCTGGCCCTCGGTCCGGGTCGCATCGACGACAAGGGCAACCGCGTCCCGCTCGACGTCGCCGTGGGCGACAAGGTCATCTACAGCAAGTACGGCGGCACCGAGGTGAAGTACGCCGGCGAGGAGTACCTCATCCTGTCGGCCCGCGACATCCTCGCGGTCATCGCCTGA
- the alr gene encoding alanine racemase has product MSPSPAPRAPLRRAEIVIDLAAIRHNVSRLKEHLRTPIMTVVKADGYGHGLVEAGRAAREGGADWLGVASADEALALRAAGDEGRLLAWLIMPSEPAEDLVAADIDVTAYTVADLEKFAAAGDALGRTPRVQLKVDTGLSRGGAAFADWGNLVALARILEAEGAIRVTGIWSHFSSSENTADPASALQEKVFGEALAVAEEAGLRPEVRHLANSAGALLRPSARLDLVRVGIATYGIDPAPGVDGSPWHELGLVPAMTVRAELALVKRIEAGAGVSYNHTWVAEAPTTVGLVPVGYAEGIQRRSGNRASVWVDGLRRPVRGTICMDQIVVDLGDAAVEPGAEVVLWGTGADGEPTAQDWAEASETIAYEVVTRIGGRMKRRYVDTEQGGDQ; this is encoded by the coding sequence ATGTCACCGAGCCCAGCGCCTCGGGCTCCGCTTCGGCGAGCCGAGATCGTCATCGACCTCGCCGCGATCCGCCACAACGTCTCGCGGCTGAAGGAGCACCTTCGTACGCCGATCATGACGGTGGTGAAGGCCGACGGCTACGGGCACGGCCTGGTCGAGGCCGGACGGGCCGCTCGTGAGGGCGGTGCCGACTGGCTCGGCGTGGCCTCGGCCGACGAGGCGCTCGCGCTGCGCGCGGCCGGCGACGAGGGCAGGCTGCTGGCCTGGCTGATCATGCCGAGCGAGCCTGCCGAGGACCTCGTGGCCGCGGACATCGACGTCACCGCCTACACCGTCGCCGACCTGGAGAAGTTCGCCGCCGCCGGCGACGCCCTGGGCCGTACGCCGCGGGTGCAGCTCAAGGTGGACACCGGGCTCTCCCGGGGAGGCGCGGCCTTCGCCGACTGGGGCAACCTGGTCGCGCTGGCGCGGATCCTGGAGGCGGAAGGGGCGATCCGGGTGACCGGCATCTGGTCGCACTTCAGCTCCAGCGAGAACACCGCCGACCCGGCCAGCGCCCTCCAGGAGAAGGTCTTCGGTGAGGCGCTCGCAGTCGCCGAGGAGGCCGGCCTCCGGCCCGAGGTGCGCCACCTCGCCAACTCTGCGGGAGCGCTGCTGCGGCCGAGCGCACGGCTCGACCTGGTGCGGGTCGGGATCGCGACGTACGGCATCGACCCGGCGCCGGGCGTCGACGGATCGCCGTGGCACGAGCTCGGACTCGTCCCGGCGATGACCGTGCGCGCCGAGCTGGCGCTGGTGAAGCGGATCGAGGCCGGCGCGGGCGTCTCCTACAACCACACCTGGGTGGCCGAGGCGCCGACGACCGTCGGGTTGGTCCCGGTCGGCTACGCCGAGGGCATCCAGCGTCGTTCCGGGAATCGCGCGTCGGTGTGGGTGGACGGGCTACGGCGCCCCGTACGCGGCACCATCTGCATGGACCAGATCGTGGTCGATCTCGGCGACGCCGCGGTCGAACCCGGTGCCGAGGTGGTTCTGTGGGGCACCGGAGCCGATGGCGAGCCGACCGCCCAGGACTGGGCCGAAGCGAGCGAGACCATCGCCTACGAGGTCGTCACCAGGATCGGAGGACGGATGAAGCGGCGTTACGTCGACACCGAGCAGGGAGGCGACCAATGA
- the rimI gene encoding ribosomal protein S18-alanine N-acetyltransferase: protein MTVRSAGPDDVDAIADLEVEAFPDDAWTPEYLQVAIEGKMPTVRILVAVDDAGTVVGHALVSVVYEIAELQRIATAQEQRRRGIGGSLLAASIELARSEGAERLLLEVREGNVAALQFYDQAGFVEIDRRERYYRDGATGIVLAMELTGPPTTSG from the coding sequence GTGACCGTACGCTCGGCCGGCCCGGACGACGTCGACGCGATCGCCGACCTCGAGGTCGAGGCGTTCCCCGACGACGCGTGGACGCCCGAGTACCTGCAGGTGGCGATCGAAGGCAAGATGCCCACCGTCCGGATCCTGGTCGCGGTCGATGATGCGGGGACGGTCGTCGGTCATGCGCTGGTGAGCGTCGTCTACGAGATCGCCGAGCTCCAGCGGATCGCGACCGCTCAGGAGCAGCGCCGCCGCGGGATCGGTGGGTCGCTCCTCGCGGCGTCGATCGAGCTCGCTCGGAGCGAGGGAGCCGAGCGACTTCTCCTCGAGGTGCGTGAAGGCAACGTCGCGGCCCTCCAGTTCTACGACCAGGCCGGATTCGTCGAGATCGACCGCCGTGAGCGCTACTACCGCGACGGGGCGACGGGGATCGTGCTGGCGATGGAGCTCACCGGCCCGCCGACGACATCTGGCTGA
- the tsaD gene encoding tRNA (adenosine(37)-N6)-threonylcarbamoyltransferase complex transferase subunit TsaD, whose protein sequence is MTSGALVDEPLVLGIETSCDETGIGVVRGHTLLADAVASSVEEHARFGGVVPEVASRAHLEAMVPTIERACEESGIKLNDVDAIAVTSGPGLAGALLVGVAAAKALALGLDKPIYGVNHLASHVAVDQLQHGPLPEPCVAMLVSGGHSSLLKVTDITEGVDPMGATIDDAAGEAFDKVARLLGLGFPGGPVIDRTATSGSSIAIDFPRGLTSRRDLERHRFDFSFSGLKTAVARWIEAKERSGEPVPVADVAASFQEAVVDVLVRKALDAASSEGIEDIIIGGGVAANSRLRVLAEERATKLGIRVRVPRPGLCTDNGAMVAALGAEMVARGRTPSALDLPADSSQPITTVLV, encoded by the coding sequence ATGACTTCCGGTGCCCTCGTTGATGAGCCCCTGGTCCTCGGGATCGAGACGTCGTGCGATGAGACCGGGATCGGTGTCGTGCGCGGTCACACACTGCTGGCCGACGCGGTGGCGAGCAGCGTCGAGGAGCATGCCCGCTTCGGTGGGGTGGTTCCCGAGGTCGCGAGTCGGGCGCACCTGGAGGCGATGGTGCCGACGATCGAGCGGGCCTGCGAGGAGTCGGGGATCAAGCTGAACGACGTCGACGCGATCGCCGTCACCTCTGGTCCCGGGCTCGCCGGCGCCCTGCTCGTCGGGGTGGCCGCGGCCAAGGCACTCGCCCTCGGGCTCGACAAGCCGATCTACGGGGTCAACCACCTGGCCTCACACGTCGCGGTCGACCAGCTGCAGCACGGTCCGCTCCCGGAGCCATGCGTGGCCATGCTCGTCTCCGGCGGCCACTCCAGCCTGCTCAAGGTCACCGACATCACCGAAGGCGTCGACCCGATGGGCGCGACGATCGACGACGCCGCCGGAGAGGCCTTCGACAAGGTCGCCCGTCTGCTCGGCCTGGGCTTCCCGGGCGGTCCGGTGATCGACAGGACCGCCACGTCGGGCAGCTCGATCGCGATCGACTTCCCCCGCGGGCTGACCAGCCGGCGAGACCTGGAGCGACACCGGTTCGACTTCTCCTTCTCAGGACTCAAGACCGCTGTCGCGCGCTGGATCGAGGCCAAGGAGCGCAGCGGCGAACCCGTCCCGGTCGCCGACGTGGCGGCCAGCTTCCAGGAGGCCGTGGTCGACGTGCTGGTGCGGAAAGCCCTCGACGCCGCCTCCTCCGAAGGCATCGAGGACATCATCATCGGCGGCGGGGTCGCCGCAAACAGCCGGCTCCGGGTGCTCGCCGAGGAGCGGGCCACCAAGCTCGGCATCCGGGTCCGGGTCCCGCGACCGGGCCTGTGCACCGACAACGGCGCGATGGTGGCGGCTCTCGGGGCGGAGATGGTGGCCAGGGGACGTACGCCCTCGGCCCTGGATCTCCCGGCCGACTCCTCCCAGCCGATCACGACCGTCCTGGTCTGA